In Bacillota bacterium, the following are encoded in one genomic region:
- a CDS encoding prepilin-type N-terminal cleavage/methylation domain-containing protein, whose translation MSRRGFTLIELLVVIAIIAILAAILFPVFAQAREKARQSNCISNVKQILLAALMYTQDYDEKFHRLLVWNPACFTNPGACTSGCPSRCWNNDPNGPDQTIGPEDMLNPYVKNTGIWGCPSDGIPRDDCTGPNGTWYKISYSFTHFQPGTWENTATFGVCAYYPISTAQGAATAESKTMSEIGRPGETAIMYELWTTVSYGRNFTHWRWDNRNIADPAWPEAPNYLTVNWCGQGDGRFAMGNHNKLMTLGWADGHAKALRRSQIMYWPWNDQAVAERRFNYLHWNEAFKP comes from the coding sequence ATGTCTCGCCGAGGATTTACGCTCATTGAGCTGCTTGTGGTCATCGCGATTATCGCGATACTGGCAGCCATCCTCTTCCCCGTTTTCGCGCAGGCGCGCGAAAAGGCACGACAGTCCAACTGCATCTCCAACGTCAAGCAAATCCTGCTCGCTGCGCTGATGTACACGCAGGACTACGATGAGAAGTTCCACCGATTGCTGGTGTGGAACCCTGCTTGCTTTACCAATCCGGGCGCGTGTACCAGCGGTTGTCCATCGCGTTGCTGGAACAATGACCCCAACGGTCCTGACCAGACCATCGGTCCGGAGGATATGCTGAACCCCTACGTCAAGAACACCGGCATCTGGGGCTGTCCCAGCGACGGCATTCCGCGTGACGACTGCACCGGACCGAACGGCACATGGTACAAGATCAGCTATTCCTTCACCCATTTCCAGCCGGGCACGTGGGAGAACACGGCAACCTTTGGTGTATGTGCCTACTATCCCATCAGCACCGCGCAGGGTGCGGCTACCGCCGAGTCCAAGACAATGTCGGAAATCGGCAGACCGGGTGAGACCGCCATCATGTACGAGTTGTGGACGACGGTCAGCTACGGACGCAACTTCACGCACTGGCGGTGGGACAACCGCAACATCGCTGACCCCGCCTGGCCCGAGGCGCCCAACTACCTGACGGTTAACTGGTGCGGACAGGGCGACGGGCGGTTTGCGATGGGCAACCACAACAAGCTGATGACGCTTGGGTGGGCAGATGGACATGCCAAGGCGCTGCGACGCAGCCAGATTATGTACTGGCCCTGGAACGACCAGGCGGTGGCGGAGCGGCGGTTTAACTATCTGCACTGGAACGAAGCGTTCAAGCCTTAA